Below is a genomic region from Persicimonas caeni.
ACCCCATTGGTTGGTAGCACTCGCCCCGAACGACTTCGGTGCGGGGGCATCTGACGACTTCGGTGCGGGGGCATCTTGCTCTCGTGTTCGGTGCGGGGGCATGCACTCGCTCCGAACCTTGGAGGCGGACCATGTCACAACGCCCATCACGCCATCACACCCATCCCCAGCAAGCCAATCCCCAGCAAGGCTGGGTCGACACGCCCGACGGCGCGCCCGACCGGCTGGCCGCCAAGGTCGCCGCGCTGCGTCGCCCGCAGGCCTACCCGGGCGAGGTTCGCACGGTCGAAGCCCTCGAGACGCATATGTCGTGGGTGTTTTTGACCCGGACCCGCGCCTACAAGCTCAAAAAGCCGGTGCGTACACCGCTGCTCGACTACACGTCCTGCGAGGCGCGACGACACGGCTGTGAGCAGGAACGCGCGCTCAACCAGCGGCTAGCCGCGAGTGTCTATCTGGGGGTCACGCCGCTGGTGGAGTCGTCCTGGGGTATCCACATCGGGGGCGAGGGCGCGACGGTCGACTGGCTGGTCGAGATGCGCCGGCTCGCCGACCCGCTGATGCTCGACGCCTGCATCGAGCGCGGCGAGGTGCGCCCCGACGACGTCGCGCAGGTGGCCGCCAAGCTGTGCGGGTTCTACGCCGACGCCCACCCCGCCCCGACCGACGCGGCGACTTACCTTGCGTCCATCACCTCCGATATAGAGGCCAAGCAAAGCTCGCTCGCGCAACCCCACTATGGGCTGGCGAGGCGAGAGGTCGCCCGTGCGGCGCAGAACCTGCTTGCGGGCGTTGACGCCCATCGGGCCGAGCTCGAGGCACGCGCCGACCGCATCGTCGACGCTCACGGCGACCTCCGCCCCGAGCATGTCTGCTTGGAGTTCGAGCCGGTCATCATCGACCGTCTCGAGTTCGACCGCTCGTTGCGCCTGCTCGACCCGGCCTCCGAGCTCGCCTTCCTCGCCATGGAGTGCCGGCGGATGGGCGCCGGATGGATCGCAGACGAGCTGTTCGCCACCTACCGACGGCTCACCGACGACGCCGTCTCCGAGGCGCTCTTTGGGGTGTACGGCGCCTATCACGCCCTCGTCCGGGCGGCGATCGCGGCGTGGCACCTCGACGACGACGCCCTCGACGACTCCGAGCGGCACCGCCGCCGGGCTCGCCGGTACTTCGGCCTCATCGACCAGTTGTCGTGAATCGGCTCACAGGCCGGTGAGCTCGACGAGGGACTCGTCGTCGTGCAGCCGACGGATGGCGTCGGCCAATAGCGGCGCGCAATCGACCACTTCGATACGCTCCTCGAGGAGTTCGGGGTCGACGCGACGCGGCGGGATCGTGTCGAGGATGACCACCTTTTCGAGCGCCGACTCACTCAGCACGACGCTGGCGTTGGCCGAGAAGACCCCGTGAGTGGCCGCAGCGTACACCGCCGTCGCCCCCTGCTCGCGGCACGATTTGGCCGCGCGCGCCAGCGTCCCGCCGCTGCTTATCAGGTCGTCGATGATGATCGCCACCCGGTCGCGCGTATCGCCCACGACGGTGCCGCCGCGCACCACGCCCTCGCTGCGAAACTTCTCCAGAAACGCAAAGCCCACCGTGGCGTCGAGCCTCTTCTCGAGGGCCTGGCGAAAACGCTCGGCTCGCTTGACCCCGCCGGCGTCGGGCGAGACGACCACCGCCGGACGCTCGCCGAGCACGGAGGCGAACGTGTCGACGAACGCCGAAGCAGCCGTCAGGTGCTCGGTGGGGATGCGAAAGGCGTTTTGAAACGCCGCCGGGTTGTGCACGTCGACGGTGACCATGCGGTCGATGGCGGCCGCCTCGAATAGGCTGGCGACGTAGCGGCTCGAGACCGGGTCGCGCGGCTTGGTGCGCATGTCCTTGCGCGAATAGCACAGGTAGGGGGCCACGGCGGTGAGCCGACGCGCGCCGGCGTCGCGAAGCGCCGCTAAGAAGAAGAGCATGCGCACGAGTTTGTCGTTGACCGACAGGGCGTCGTCGCCGAAGAGCGACTCGACCACGTACACATCGCGGCCGCGCACGCTCTCCAGCGGGCGGATCTTGTGCTCGCCGTCCTCGAAGTCGCGCTCCTCGTGACGCCCCGGCTCGACGCCGAGCCGCGCGCAGATGCGCTCGACAAGCGGCCCTCCGCTCGCCAGCGAGAAGACGGCGAGGGGCTCGGCGGGCGATCGATGCGAGCCGGTCATGGCGAACTCCTCGGGTGGGACTCGCCGCCGGAGGGGCGGTACTCGGCGGCGGGAAGCTCGTCGCGAGCGCGATCGAGGAGGCGCACGACCTCCTCGTCGGGCACCTGTCGGAAGTCGTCGTACCAGAAGCCGATGGCCAGCAAATCGTCGGGCGCCTTCAGAGCGACCAGCTCGTCGACCTCGCCCTCGAGCGCGGCGACGGTCTGCTGGGCCGCCACCGGCACGGCGAGCACGAGGCGACGAGGCGCGTGGCTGCGCACCGAATGGATGGCCGCGCGCACCGTGCCGCCGGTGGCGATGCCGTCGTCGACGAGGATGACCGTGCGGTCGCGAAGCCGCGGGGTGCGCTGCTCCTTTCGGAACTTACGCACCCGCTCCTCGACCTCACCGTGCTTGGCGCGGATGGCGTCGGCGAAGCGGTCCTCGCTCAGCCCGAGCTGGGCGAGCATCGCGTGGGACAGGTAGACGTTGTCGTCTTCGGCCACCGCCCCCACCCCGAGCTCGGGCTGCCAGGGCGCGCCGACTTTGCGCACCACCCACACGTCGAGCGGCGCCCCGAGCGCGCGCGCCACCTCGAAGGCCACCGGCACCCCGCCGCGGGGAAGCCCGAGCACAATCGGGTGCTCTTCGGCATAATGCTGCAACGCCTGCGCGAGTTGCCGGCCGGCGTCCTCTCGATCGCTAAACTTGTCCATGGAGCCGCCCTGGGATGTTACGAAATCGGAGGTTGCGAAATCGCTCTCGAGAGCGGTCGATCCGTCGGACCGCCCATACTCTCGAACGATGTCCACCCCGGCGGCTAGGTCAAAGGCCAACGAAGAGGAGGCCCGCTAGTGGGGTGACACCGAAGTGAGATTCAACCATTCGGCGAGGATAGCGCCGCCAGATTTGGATGCGAATCCCGCAGGCGATGCAGCGCATCGTCGAGGAGTGAGCGCCGAAGCTGGTGGTGCTAGTCCGGCGAAGGTGAATCGAATCTCGGTGTCCCCCTACTAGGATTGTCGGTGGGAGTTACTCGAATTCGGTGCACATCTGCGAGGGGCGATACACACCTGCTGCTTGCTGATAGACGAGGCTCGCGCCGAGGTGGCCGACGTAGCCGAGAAGCCCGCTGGCCCCCAGGAGGGCGATGCCGATGAGGAGGGAAAGAGGGGTGCGCCAACGTTGGAGCTTTTCGACCAAGACCACGGCCCAGTCGAGGAGAATCGCGCCGGTGAAGACGGCGGCGACGACAAAGGCATACTCCTCGTGTGCCTCGACGACCGTTGGGTCGCACAGAGTACGGGCGACCTCGGTATCGGCGAGGTCGCCCGTGTAGACTGCAGCCCAGGCTGTGACGGCGCCCACGGCGAGCATCAGTCGCCCTGCAGGAAGCAGGAAGGACCAACGGCTCGACTGGTCGCTCGACTGGTCGCTCGACCGGCCGACCCACTGCCCGGCCAACCAGGCCAAGGTCCCGCACATCAGCAAGACGATGGGAAAGTGGACGACGAGCGGGTGGATGAGCTCGGTGCGCCAAATGCTGGGCAAGTCGGACATCTAATCTACCGAGCTCGGAGGGTTACTCGACGATGGTGACCGACAGCGGATCGAGGCGCTTGCCGACCTTCTTGACCTCGACCTCGACCTTCTGGCCCTCTTCGAGCGCCGAGAACTCGACGGCCTCGCCGCCCTTGGTCAGCTTGGTCTCCTCAATGAAGTAGAGCTCGAGCTCTTTGCCGTCGGCGTCGACGTAGATCTCGTTTTCGTCGGCCTTCACTTTCTTGACGGTGCCCGTGTAGGTGCCGCTCTCGACGACGGCGTGTTCTTCGCCCTCTTCACCGCCCTGCTTCTCGCAGCCGGTCAGAGCGACCGCGCCGAAGGAGAGCGCCAACAGAACCGTCAACATCCGTGCCAAGCTTCGCATAATATATCCTCCAAAAATGTGACTGATTACGACCCGCCGAGGCAACCCAACGGGCGACGGATGGAGAGTTTCGTTGCGAGCGAGCAGATGTCAATCCCGGATACGGAAACAGGCTGTTTACCACAGGATTAGCCCAAGCGAAGTCTGGCGATTGACGAGATGCTCCCCGAGCTACGCCTTCGCCGGCGCAGGCAGCCGCTCTCGAGGCTAGACTTTCCGGGAAGTCCCAATGACTTAGCTTTGTTTATGAGACGATTATCGCGATGAGCGAGTTTCCAGACGACGACACGATGACCCGACCGAGACTACAGAGCCGTCTGATGACGGCAGCCGGCTTTTTGAGCGGCCTGGCGGCGCTGCTGCTGGTGCTGACGGCGCCGCTGTCGGCGGCGTTTGCCGTCGAGGCGGGCGGGTCGGACACGCATGCGTGTTGTCAGAGCGTCGAAGAGACGTCGGCCGGCCATGCAGACGGGCACGACTGCTCGCCGATGGCTGCGCCCACGTCCACCTCGCACCCGTGCGGATGTCACCTGACGCCCGACGACGGCGAGCCGGGCGCGGCGGTGTCGCTGACCGCGAGCACCGTAACCTTCGGGGCGCCGGTCGCTGCGCAGACCAATATCCAGGTCGATATCCCGCTGGCGCGCGCGCCTGACGAGCTTGCGCCTGCTGCAGCCTTGCAGCCCAAGCCCTCCTCTGCGCTGTACCTCCTGAACAGCGTCCTGCTGCTTTGATCCCAGCCTAAATTGCGGACATCGGGGCGCGTGCATTCCTGCTCTCGTACACGAGGGCAAGATGCCCACGCACCGATGACGAGGGCAAGATGCCCACGCACCGATGACGAGGGCAAGATGCCCCCGCACCGAGGTGCGTCGCAGCGTCCACTGGTCGATTGAGCCGGTTAGCCGGGCAAAGGATCGAAGATGAAAAGTCGCGTCAAGCTATGGATTTTTGCAGGCCTCGCGCTCGTGTTGGGCGCCGGGGCGACGTTGTTGATTGTGTCGTTCGGGGACGACCCGCCGAGTGAATCCGTGTCGCACGCAGGGCACGACCACGCGCCTGGCGAATATGCCCTCGACGAGCAAACCGACGGTGAGTCGGACACCTACTACACCTGCCCCATGCACCCGTCGGTCGTCTCCGAGACGCCCGGGTCGTGCCCCGTGTGCGGCATGGACCTGGTCGAAAAATCGAAGTCGGCCACCGGCATGGACCCGCAAGAACTCGCCGAGATTGGGCGCGTTGCCCTGAGTCCGACGCAGCGTGTGCTGGCGAACGTGGCCACCGTCGAGGCGAGTGCGGGCGCAGGCGGCGCGGCCGGCGAGGTGCGCGCGGTGGGCGTGGTCTCGTACGACGAGCAGGGCCTGGCGAGCATCCCGAGTTGGACCGACGGGCGCATCGAGGAGCTGATCGTCAAGGAGACCGGCGCGGTCGTCGACGAGGGAGATCCGGTCATGGAGATCTACTCCGAAGAGCTTCTGGCCGCCCAGGAGGAGTACCTGGTGTCGTTGGGGAGCAGCGACGGGTTTCTGCGAAAGCAGACGCGCAAGCGCCTCGAGCTGCTGGGGATGAGCGACAAACAGATCGAGCAGGTTCGCAAGTCGCGCGAGGCGTCGCGTACGGTCACCGCGTTTGCGCCCAACGCCGGCACCATCACCAACCTCAACGTGCGCCAAGGGCAGTACGTCGAAGAGGGCACGGCGCTGTACGACATCGCCGACCTCTCCAACGTGTGGATCGAGGCCGAGATCTACGAGAAGAACCTCGCCGCCATCGACGAGGGCATGCCGGTGCGCGTGGTCGCCGACGCCTTCCCGGGCGACCCGATGCAGGGAAAAGTCACGTTCATCCACCCGGTGGTCGACGACGCGACGCGCACGGTCAAAGTACGCGTGGAGGTCGCCACTGGCTCGGAAAGTGGCCAGGCGAACAGCGACGAGGAAGCGACGAACGCAGCCGAGCCCGCGCAGGCCCAGAAGCTCAAGCCGGGCATGTACACGTCGGTCTACTTCCAGACCGGCGCGACGCAAGACCAAGAACAGACGCAAAACAAAGAACAGGGGACCGAGCCGACGGTCACCGTGCCCAAGTCGGCGGTGCTGCGCGGCGGCAAGTCGAGCAGCGTCTTCGTCGAGGTCGAACCCAACGTCTTCGAGCGCCGCCAGGTCGAGCTCGGCCCGTCGACCGACGAGATGCTGGCGATTCGCTCGGGCGTGGAGGCCGGCGAGCAGGTGGCGTATCGCGGCGGGTTCTTGCTCGATTCAGAGGTGCAGCTCAATTCGTTTGGTGGTTCCGGAGGGGCTCACCATGGTGGACACGGCGAAGATGAAGGGGTTCACCACGGGGGGCACGGGGACACGGGGGAAAGCCCAGAGGGGGCCGAAAAGTTGAGCCATGCGGATATCCCGGCGGGGGGTAAGGAGTTCGACCCGTCGATCCCAGCCGGCGCGGTGCCCGAGGGAGCGTGGTACTGCGACATGAACGACGCGACGCACTGGATTCAGCACGAGGAAGGCGACGGTGAGTGCCCCGTGTGCGGGATGAATTTGAAGCAGAAGGACGGGGAAATCACCACGGGGGACACTGAGAACACGGGGAAAAACATTACTCCAGAAAAGTAGTTCTCCGTGTCCCAGTGAGCACCGTGGTGAATCCTTAGAACAGGAACGATTATCATGATCCGAAGAGTCATTGACTGGTGCGTCGAAAACCCGCTGATGGTCGTCATCGCCACGCTTATTGCGGTCGGTGTGGGCATCTGGTCGGTCAAGAATACCCCGCTCGATGCGATTCCGGACCTGAGTGAAAACCAGGTCATCGTCTACACCGAGTGGCCCGGGCGCGGCCCGCAGGTCATCGAGGACCAGGTGACCTACCCGCTATCGGCGAATCTGCAGGGGATTCCCGAGGTGAAGGCGATTCGGGCGACGAGTTATTTCGGGTTCAGCCTCGTCTACGTCATCTTCAACGACGACGCGGACACCTACTGGGCGCGCAGTCGCGTGCTCGAGAAGCTCAACTACGCCCAGAGCGAACTGCCCGAGGCGGTGACGCCGACGCTGGGGCCCGACGGCACGGGTGTGGGGCACGTGTATTGGTACACGCTGCAGACGAGCGAGGAGAACCCGCAGAACCTGGCCGAGCTGAGGGAGCTGCAGGATTATTATATTCGCTACAAGCTGCAGTCGGTCGAAGGGGTGAGCGAGGTCGCCTCCATCGGCGGGTTTGTGAAGGAGTACCAGGTCGACCTCGACCCGACGAAGCTCGAGGCCTACGACGTCAGCGCGGCGCAGGTCGCCAAGGCGGTGCAGGCGTCGAACCGCGACACCGGCGGCAAGATCTTGGAGCAGTCCGACGTCGAGTATTTCGTGCGCGGCCAGGGCTACTTCAAGGACATCGAAGACATCGAGCAGGTGGTCGTCAAAACGAGCGCCAATGGGGTGCCAGTGACCGTGCGCGACCTCGGATTCGTGCAATTGGGCACCGAAATCCGCCGGGGCATGCTCGACGAGAACGGCGAGGGAGAGGTTGTCGGCGGCGTGGTCGTGATGCGCTATGGCGAGAACGCCAAGGAGGTCATCGAGCGCGTGGAGGCGAAGATCGACGAGATCGCGCCGGGCTTGCCCGAAGGCGTGACCATCGAATCGGCCTACGACCGAAGCGAGCTCATCGAGCAGAGCGTCGACACCCTCACCGAGAGCCTCATCGAAGAGGCGATCGTGGTGAGCCTGATCATCTTGCTCTTCTTGTTCCACGTGCGCAGCTCGCTGGTCGTCGTGCTCACGCTGCCTGTGGCGGTGCTCATCGCGTTCATCTTCATGAAGCAGATGGGGATCACGTCGAATATCATGAGCCTGGGCGGCATCGCGATTGCGGTCGGCGTCATCGTCGACGCGTCCATCGTGATGGTCGAGAACGCCTACCGGAAGCTCGCCGAGTACGCCGAAGAAGGCGGCGCGCCGGACGAGGAGACGCGCAAGCAGATCATCAAGGATGCGTGCAAGCAGGTGGGCCCGGCGCTGTTCTTCTCGATGCTCATCATCATCACGAGCTTCGTGCCGGTGTTCATGCTCACCGGCCAGGAGGGCAAGCTGTTTACGCCCCTGGCGTGGACAAAGACGCTGACCATGGTCGGCGCGAGCGTGTTGGCGATTACGCTGGTGCCGGTGCTCTTGGTCGTCTTCCTGAAGGGGAAGCTTCGCCCCGAGGAGGACAATCCGGTCTCGCGGTTCTTCGTGTCGCTGTACACGCCGATGCTGCGAAGCGTGCTCAAGCACCCCAAATCGACGATTCTGGGCGCGTTGCTCTTGGTGTCAGTGACCGTGCCGCTGGTGACAGGCGTCGGTTTCGACTTCAAGGGGGACCACGCGCCCGAGCAGATCGTCGAGCCCATCGGCAGCGAGTTTATGCCGCCGCTCGACGAGGGGAGCATCCTGTATATGCCGGTGACGCTTCCCAACGTGAGCGTGACTGAGGCCAAACGCTTGCTTCAAGTGACCGACAAGATCATCGCCGAGCACCCGGAAGTCGACTACGTGCTGGGAAAGATTGGACGCGCGGAGACCGCGACCGACCCAGCGCCGGTGTCGATGATCGAGACGATTGTGATCTTGAAGCCCGAAGACGAGTGGCGCGATGGCGTTACCAAAGACGACATCATCTCGGAGCTCGACCAGAAGCTGCAGATTCCGGGGATGTCGAACGGCTGGACCCAGCCGATCATCAACCGCATCAACATGCTGGCGACGGGGATTCGCACCGACATCGGGGTGAAGTTCTTCGGGCCCGACCTGGACAAGCTGGGCGACTTGGCGCTGGAGGCCGAGCAGATCTTGCGCGAGGTGCCCGGCGCGGCCGACCTGTACGCCGAGCGGGTGACCGGCGGCCACTATGTGAACATCACGCCGAGGCGCGAGGACATCGCGCGCTACGGGCTGACGGTCGAGGACGTCAACCGCGTGACCGAAATCGCCATCGGCGGGATGCCGGTGACCGACACGGTCGAGGGGCGCAGCCGATTCCCGGTGCGGGTGCGCTATGCTCGCGACTACCGCAGCTCGGTCGACAAGCTCGAGGGGGTGCTCCTCACGACGCCGTCGGGCCAGCAAATCCCACTGGGGCAGGTCGCCGACGTCGAGTTCGACGACGGCCCGCCGATGATCAACTCGGAGAACGGCGACCTGCGGAGCGTAGTATTGCTAAACGTGCGCGGCCGCGACATGGGCGGCTTTATCAAGGAGGCCGAAGAGGCGCTCGAGGAGAACCTGGAGATGCCGCCGGGCTACAGCTACACGTGGTCGGGGCAGTATGAGAACCAGAAGCGCGCGAACGAGCGGCTGTCGTATCTGATCCCGCTGGCGGTGCTGATCATCTTTATGTTCTTGTATTTTACGTTCCGCAACGTGGGTGAGTCGCTGGTGGTGATGCTGTCGGTACCGTTCGCGTTGGTGGGCGGCGTGTGGCTGCTGTACCTGATGGACCTGAACTTCTCGGTGGCCGTATGGGTGGGCTTCATCGCCCTGTTCGGCGTGGCCGTGGAGACGGGGGTGGTGATGCTGGTCTACCTGCACGAAGCGCTCGACGAGCGACTGTCGAGGCGGCTTCGCGGCGCCGGCCTCGACCCGCGAGAGGCCGACGGCGAGCAGGTGGCCAGGGTGATGGGGCCCGAAGACGTCCACGGCGCCGCCGTCGAGGGCGCAGCCTTGAGGCTTCGCCCCAAGCTGATGACCGCAGCGACCACGCTGCTGGGGTTGACGCCGCTGCTGTGGGCGACCGGCACGGGCAGCGACGTGATGAAGCCCATCGCAGTGCCCATGGTCGGCGGCATGGTGTCGAGCGTGCTGCTGGTGTTGTTCGTCATCCCGGTGATCTTCGACCTGATGAAGCGGCGGGCACTGCGCAAGAAGAAGCTCACCTATAGCGCGCTAAGCCACGGATAACCCCCAATCTCGCTTCCCACACACGGTGTCTGACACCATTTCACGCCCTCCTCATAGATGGGTGTCAGACACCGTTCCAAATAGGTTTTATGGGGGTCTGCGCGAGATTGCCGTCGCATTTCAGACTTCAATTCAGCGCAATATCCCACCGATTCGTGACGCGCAGGACCAACGACTGCATTCCGCCGCGCACTTTTCGGCCATTCTTTGTAGCAATCTTGATCTTGGGCGCACGGATGACGCACTTCGGCACACTCGCGCTCTAAAACGCACGAGTTGGCGGGGTACGATGGCTGGCACAGCGTGTGGGGTAAGCTTAGTTGAGTGACTGCGGCGGCACTCGACGGATCTCGTGGCTGCCGCCCACGCAGAACTGGTGGCCCGGTGGGATGGTGCCGTCGGGGAATTCGATCTCGGTCTTGCCTTTGCGCCACTTTCGCACTGCCTTTCGGTAGCCACTGACGAGCAGGCGCCTGCTCTCACGGTACGCCTGGCGCTGCTTGCAGTCGCCGCCGTGGCATAGCGGTCGAGGCGCCTTCTTGGGGTCTTTAGGGCGTTCGTTCCACTTCACGCTGAGCACCTTCTGGGGCCCAGGACATGGTCGTTTTCGCTTTTTGGCCAACTCACCTGCGTGCTGGTGGCACGTCTCGACGATCTTCTGGTGATACGCCTCGTCATCGAGGTCTTTCCACTGCGGGAGCTTTGCCATCTCGAGCGTGTAGCGCTCAGTGGCCATCTCGATGAGCTCGGCTTCGGTCTTGCCTTCGTTCTTCTTTTTTCGCTTCTCTGCCCAGTACGTCTTGCGATTGACCACCTCGCCCACCATCGGCTTGCCGCTCTTGTGGATATCCCACGAGCACAACCCCGGCCACAGCTTCGGGTGACTCACCAGGCCCGACTCGCTGGGGTTGCACACGATATAGCGCAACCGGTCGACCATCGCCTCGTCGTCCATCACCTTGGTCGCCGTGTAGCGGCGCTCCCAAAAGGTGCCAGTGCGGTTGCGCAAAGCGTTGATTTTCTTGGCCAGCTGGCTCTGAAAGTCGCGCATGAACAGGTGCAGCTGCAGCTTCTTCGAGCGCGCCAGCATGTGGAAGTGGTTGGACATGAAGCAAAACGCGAAGATCTCGACGCTGTAGCGCCACGCGTACTTGGCCAACAGCCCCAGGATGATGGCGTTGACCTGCTCCTCGGGCAGAAGCGCGTACATCTGGTGCAGGGTGCGATTGCTCAACTCGTAGATGACATCCTTTTCCTGATTTCGCAGCGGGTGTCCCATGGGTGCCGTGCTCCGTAAGAGATGAAGGTTCGTCTACAGCCCTCATTACGGTTTTCGGCAAAAGGGGGCGATTCGTTGCGTGTTCGGGCGAGATTTCTTGGCGAACCAAGGGAAGCGATCGCGCACAAGATCGCGCTCAGATGCGCATGAAACCTTACCCACACGGTGCCTGACACCGTGTTCGGGAGGGGGGAAGATCGGGGGCAAATTTCTGTTCGTGTCGACCAGCGTTTAAGGCGGCGAGCACCATGTTCCTCGATTTAGGCGAGCCGAACCGAGGGCAAGGCCCATTCGCTCGACACAAACATCACCCATTGTTCTATGGCCACATCGCCAGACCGCCCCCTGGTTATTTCATGTCGCGTACACACTCGGAGTACGAAAAAACCGCCGTGAAATTGCTTTGCGCCTAGTCACGGCATAATCTGGGAGGTGTAGAGAGTACGCTTGCGCGTCATGACGACGCGGCTCTTTTGCAATCTTCGATTTTGGCTGAGGCATATCCATGGTTGCTCAATCATCGTTGCGTCAATTCCTCGTCCTGCTCGTCGTGGCCCTGTCTCTGATCGTGGTGGGGTGCACCGAGGAGTCGACCTCCAGCGGTGGCGACACCTTCTCGATTGGGGAGTCCGGGGCCCCCGAGGGCGCCTGCACCGACATCCAAGGCTCTTGCCCCGCCGACCAGTCGGTGTGCAGTGACTACCTGCTCGAATGCGTCGAGTGCACCAACGACAGCCACTGCCCGGCCGGCAAGCCCAGCTGCGACCCGGTCGACGGCGAGTGCCGCGAGTGCACCTCGAGCAGTGACTGCCCGGCCTCCGAGCCCATCTGCGACGCCCTCGACGGCGAGTGCCGCGCGGCATGTAGCTCCGACGCCGACTGCGAGAACGAAGACCTGCCCAAATGCGACACGGCCTCGGGCGTCTGCTACGCCTGCAAGCAAAACGCCGACTGCCCCGCCGACAAGCCCATCTGCGACGCCAACGGCGCCTGCTCCGAGTGCGCTTCGAACAACGACTGCCCCGCCGGCGAGCCCGTGTGCGTACCCGGCAAAGGTGAGTGTGAAGAGTGTACCAGCGCCTCCCAGTGCGGCGCCGCGGCCCCCTACTGCGTCGACTTCGACTGCGTCCAATGTGTCTCGAACGCCGATTGCCCGGCCTCCGAGCCCATCTGCGACACCGGGGAGTTCGAGTGCACGACCTGCCAGTCGGACGACGACTGCGGCGGCGACACGCCCTACTGTGACGACGGCGAGGGCTGCTTCGCCTGCACCGAAGACGAACATTGCGCCGCGGGCGAAAGCTGCAAAGACGGCGTCTGCGAGCCAGAATGATCATCACGCGCTCCACTGAATAAAAAACCCGCCCGGCTTCGACAGCCGGGCGGGT
It encodes:
- a CDS encoding ribose-phosphate diphosphokinase, whose amino-acid sequence is MTGSHRSPAEPLAVFSLASGGPLVERICARLGVEPGRHEERDFEDGEHKIRPLESVRGRDVYVVESLFGDDALSVNDKLVRMLFFLAALRDAGARRLTAVAPYLCYSRKDMRTKPRDPVSSRYVASLFEAAAIDRMVTVDVHNPAAFQNAFRIPTEHLTAASAFVDTFASVLGERPAVVVSPDAGGVKRAERFRQALEKRLDATVGFAFLEKFRSEGVVRGGTVVGDTRDRVAIIIDDLISSGGTLARAAKSCREQGATAVYAAATHGVFSANASVVLSESALEKVVILDTIPPRRVDPELLEERIEVVDCAPLLADAIRRLHDDESLVELTGL
- a CDS encoding phosphoribosyltransferase; the protein is MDKFSDREDAGRQLAQALQHYAEEHPIVLGLPRGGVPVAFEVARALGAPLDVWVVRKVGAPWQPELGVGAVAEDDNVYLSHAMLAQLGLSEDRFADAIRAKHGEVEERVRKFRKEQRTPRLRDRTVILVDDGIATGGTVRAAIHSVRSHAPRRLVLAVPVAAQQTVAALEGEVDELVALKAPDDLLAIGFWYDDFRQVPDEEVVRLLDRARDELPAAEYRPSGGESHPRSSP
- a CDS encoding DUF2231 domain-containing protein, translated to MSDLPSIWRTELIHPLVVHFPIVLLMCGTLAWLAGQWVGRSSDQSSDQSSRWSFLLPAGRLMLAVGAVTAWAAVYTGDLADTEVARTLCDPTVVEAHEEYAFVVAAVFTGAILLDWAVVLVEKLQRWRTPLSLLIGIALLGASGLLGYVGHLGASLVYQQAAGVYRPSQMCTEFE
- a CDS encoding PepSY domain-containing protein, producing MRSLARMLTVLLALSFGAVALTGCEKQGGEEGEEHAVVESGTYTGTVKKVKADENEIYVDADGKELELYFIEETKLTKGGEAVEFSALEEGQKVEVEVKKVGKRLDPLSVTIVE
- a CDS encoding efflux RND transporter periplasmic adaptor subunit, whose product is MKSRVKLWIFAGLALVLGAGATLLIVSFGDDPPSESVSHAGHDHAPGEYALDEQTDGESDTYYTCPMHPSVVSETPGSCPVCGMDLVEKSKSATGMDPQELAEIGRVALSPTQRVLANVATVEASAGAGGAAGEVRAVGVVSYDEQGLASIPSWTDGRIEELIVKETGAVVDEGDPVMEIYSEELLAAQEEYLVSLGSSDGFLRKQTRKRLELLGMSDKQIEQVRKSREASRTVTAFAPNAGTITNLNVRQGQYVEEGTALYDIADLSNVWIEAEIYEKNLAAIDEGMPVRVVADAFPGDPMQGKVTFIHPVVDDATRTVKVRVEVATGSESGQANSDEEATNAAEPAQAQKLKPGMYTSVYFQTGATQDQEQTQNKEQGTEPTVTVPKSAVLRGGKSSSVFVEVEPNVFERRQVELGPSTDEMLAIRSGVEAGEQVAYRGGFLLDSEVQLNSFGGSGGAHHGGHGEDEGVHHGGHGDTGESPEGAEKLSHADIPAGGKEFDPSIPAGAVPEGAWYCDMNDATHWIQHEEGDGECPVCGMNLKQKDGEITTGDTENTGKNITPEK
- a CDS encoding efflux RND transporter permease subunit codes for the protein MIRRVIDWCVENPLMVVIATLIAVGVGIWSVKNTPLDAIPDLSENQVIVYTEWPGRGPQVIEDQVTYPLSANLQGIPEVKAIRATSYFGFSLVYVIFNDDADTYWARSRVLEKLNYAQSELPEAVTPTLGPDGTGVGHVYWYTLQTSEENPQNLAELRELQDYYIRYKLQSVEGVSEVASIGGFVKEYQVDLDPTKLEAYDVSAAQVAKAVQASNRDTGGKILEQSDVEYFVRGQGYFKDIEDIEQVVVKTSANGVPVTVRDLGFVQLGTEIRRGMLDENGEGEVVGGVVVMRYGENAKEVIERVEAKIDEIAPGLPEGVTIESAYDRSELIEQSVDTLTESLIEEAIVVSLIILLFLFHVRSSLVVVLTLPVAVLIAFIFMKQMGITSNIMSLGGIAIAVGVIVDASIVMVENAYRKLAEYAEEGGAPDEETRKQIIKDACKQVGPALFFSMLIIITSFVPVFMLTGQEGKLFTPLAWTKTLTMVGASVLAITLVPVLLVVFLKGKLRPEEDNPVSRFFVSLYTPMLRSVLKHPKSTILGALLLVSVTVPLVTGVGFDFKGDHAPEQIVEPIGSEFMPPLDEGSILYMPVTLPNVSVTEAKRLLQVTDKIIAEHPEVDYVLGKIGRAETATDPAPVSMIETIVILKPEDEWRDGVTKDDIISELDQKLQIPGMSNGWTQPIINRINMLATGIRTDIGVKFFGPDLDKLGDLALEAEQILREVPGAADLYAERVTGGHYVNITPRREDIARYGLTVEDVNRVTEIAIGGMPVTDTVEGRSRFPVRVRYARDYRSSVDKLEGVLLTTPSGQQIPLGQVADVEFDDGPPMINSENGDLRSVVLLNVRGRDMGGFIKEAEEALEENLEMPPGYSYTWSGQYENQKRANERLSYLIPLAVLIIFMFLYFTFRNVGESLVVMLSVPFALVGGVWLLYLMDLNFSVAVWVGFIALFGVAVETGVVMLVYLHEALDERLSRRLRGAGLDPREADGEQVARVMGPEDVHGAAVEGAALRLRPKLMTAATTLLGLTPLLWATGTGSDVMKPIAVPMVGGMVSSVLLVLFVIPVIFDLMKRRALRKKKLTYSALSHG
- a CDS encoding transposase — protein: MGHPLRNQEKDVIYELSNRTLHQMYALLPEEQVNAIILGLLAKYAWRYSVEIFAFCFMSNHFHMLARSKKLQLHLFMRDFQSQLAKKINALRNRTGTFWERRYTATKVMDDEAMVDRLRYIVCNPSESGLVSHPKLWPGLCSWDIHKSGKPMVGEVVNRKTYWAEKRKKKNEGKTEAELIEMATERYTLEMAKLPQWKDLDDEAYHQKIVETCHQHAGELAKKRKRPCPGPQKVLSVKWNERPKDPKKAPRPLCHGGDCKQRQAYRESRRLLVSGYRKAVRKWRKGKTEIEFPDGTIPPGHQFCVGGSHEIRRVPPQSLN